The DNA region AGATGATCTGCCAGTTCGTGAGCCCCATCGCGCGAGCCGCGCGCACATAGTCCTGGGTCCGGTTGCGCAGGAATTCGGCGCGCACGTAGTCGGCCAGGCCGATCCAGCCGAACAGCGACAGCAGCACGATCAGCAGCAGGAAGCTCGGCTCGAAGATCGACGCGAAGATGATTAGCAGGTACAGCTCCGGCAGCGAACTCCAGATCTCGATCAGCCGCTGTCCGACGATGTCGATGCGCCCGCCGAAGAAACCCTGCACCGCGCCCGCGGCGATCCCGAGCAGCGTGCCGATCACGGTCAGGATCAGCCCGAACTCGACCGATACACGGAACCCGTACACGAGCCGCGCGAGCAGGTCGCGCCCCTGCGCATCGGTGCCGAGCCAGTTCTCGCGCGACGGCGGCGCCGGGTTCGGCACGCTCGAGAAGTAGTTCAGCGTGTCGTAGTAGTAACGGTTCGGCGGATAGACGACGAAGTTGCCCGGCGCCTCGAGCCGCTTGCGCACGTACGGATCGAGATAATCGGCCTGCGCCGGGAAGTCGCCGCCGAAGGTCGTCTCCGGGTACGCATGGAACATCGGGAAATAGTAGTGATCGTCGTAGCGCACGACGAGCGGCTTGTCGTTCGACCACAGCGGCGCCGCGAGGCTCGCGGCGAACGCGACGAAGAAGATCACGAAGCTCCAGTAGCCGAGGCGCTGCTGGCGAAAGCGCTGCCAGACGCGGCGCGCGGGCGACGGCGACACGCGCGCACGCGCGGCGTCGACGCGGGACGACACGACGGCCCGGTTCATCGCGATCCTCGCCCGATCGCCCCAGGCATGCGGATGGCTCGTTTCATGTCAGCGCTCCAGGTTGTCGAATTGAATGCGCGGGTCGACCCACACGTAGCAGAGGTCGGAGACCAGCTTGGTCGCGAGCCCGATCAGCGTGAACAGGTACAGCGTGCCGAGCACGACCGGGTAGTCGCGCCGCACGACCGACTCGTACGACAGCAGCCCGAGGCCGTCGAGCGAGAACAGCGTCTCGATCAGCAGGCTGCCCGTGAAGAACGCACCGATGAACGCGGCCGGGAAGCCGACGATCAGCGGCAGCATCGCGTTGCGGAACACGTGCTTCCACAGCACGGTGCGCTCGGCGAGCCCTTTCGCGCGCGCGGTCAGCACGTACTGCTTGCGGATCTCGTCGAGAAACGCATTCTTCGTGAGCATCGTGATGACCGCGAAGCTGCCGACGACCGACGCCGTGATCGGCAGCGCGATGTGCCACAGATAGTCGAGCACCTTGCCGGCGACCGACAGCTGCGCGAAGTTGTCCGACGTGAGCCCGCGCAGCGGAAACAGCTGCCAGAACGAGCCGCCGCCGAACAGCACGAGCAGCAGCACGCCGAGCACGAAGCCCGGGATCGCATAGCCGATCAGCACGACGAGGCTCGTCGCGACGTCGAACGGCGAGCCGTTGCGCACGGCCTTCGCGATGCCGAGCGGCACGGAGATCAGGTAGGTGACGAAGAACGTCCACAACCCGATGCTGATCGACACCGGCAGCTTCTGCACGATCAGCGACCACACGCTCTGGTGGCGGAAGTAGCTGTCGCCGAGGTCGAAGCGCGCGAAGCGCTCGAGCATCAGCCAGTAGCGCTCGAGCGGCGGCTTGTCGAAGCCGTACAGCGCCTTGAGCTGCGCGAGCTGCTGCGCATCGACGCCGGTATGCGCACGCATCCCGAACGGCGTCGCGCCCTGCTCCGTCGCGCCCTTGCGCAATTCCTGCACGGCCTGTTCGACCGGGCCGCCCGGCACGAACTGGATCACGGCGAACGTGAGCGTGAGCACGCCGATGAGCGTCGGGATCATCAGCAGCAGGCGTTTGAGGATGTAGCTCCACATAGGTGGCGACTCGCGATCGATAGGCTGGGTTGAACGAAGGGCCGGCGTGCTTCACTGGCCGGGCTTGGCCCACCAGGTCGACACGACCCAGCCCTCGGCCGAATAGTACAGCGGCAGCGTTTGCGGATAGCCGAGCGTGCGCTTGTAGGCGATCCGGTGCGTCGTGCTGTACCACTGAGGCACCGCGTAATAGCCGTGCATCAGCACGCGGTCGAGCGCGTGGGTCGCGTCGAGCAGCTCGTCGCGCGTCTGCGCGGTGCCGAGTGCATGCAGCAGCGCGTCGACGGCCGGCGACTTCAGGCCGATGAGGTTGTCCGAGCCCGGCTCGTCGGCGAACTTGCTGCCGTAGCGCGAGAACTGCTCGGCACCCGGCACCTGCACGCCCGGCAGGCGGACCGTCGTCATGTCGTAGTCGAACGCGTCGAGCCGCTTTTGCAGCAGCGCGTAATCGGCCGTGCGAAAGCGCGCTTCGATGCCGAGCTTCGCGAGGTTGCGCCGAAAGGCCGTCACGATGCCTTCCATCGCAGCGCCCGAATCGTCGAGGATCTCGAACTCGAACGGCTCGCCCTGCGCGTTGCGCAGCGCGCCGTCGCGGTAGGTCCAGCCGGCCTCCGCGAGCAGCGCGCGCGCCTTCAGCAGGTTCGCGCGCAGCGAGCCCGGCGGGTTCGTGCTCGGTTGCGAGACCATCGGGCCAAACACGGCCGGATCGAGTTGCGCGCGCAACGGTTCCAGCAGCTTCAACTCGCCCGGGCCCGGCGTGCCGGTTGCCTGCAGGTCGGTGTCGGCGAAATAGCTGTCGAGGCGCGTGTACGCGCCATAGAACAACTGGCGGTTCAGCCATTCGAAGTCGAACGCGAGATCGAGCGCCTGGCGCACGCGCACGTCGCGAAACAACGGCCGGCGCAGGTTCATGAAGAAACCCTGCATGCCCGCGCCGTTGTGCTGGCGGAATTCGCGCTTGACGAGCTCGCCGCTGTCGAAGCGCTTGCCGACGTCGCGCCGCGCCCAGTTGCGCGCGATGTATTCGACCAGCACGTCGTACTCGCCGGCCTTGAACGCCTCGAGCCGCGCGACGCCGTCGCCGTACAGCTTGTAGACGATCCGCTCGAAGTTGTGGGTGCCGACCCGCACCGGCAGGTCGGCGCCCCAGTACGCGGGATTGCGCCGGTACGTAATGGTGCGGCCGTTGTCGTGGCGCTCGATCAGATACGGGCCGCTGCCGATCGGCTGCTCGAACGCGAGCTGGTCGAACGGAATCCGCGAACCGTCCGCGCGCAGCCCCCACTTGCGCGAGAACACCGGCACGCCGCCGGCGATCAGCGGCAGTTCGCGGTTCGGGCTGCGGAATTCGAACCGCACGGTCGCGCGGTCGATCACGACGGCCTTCGCGATTTCAGCGAAATACGCGCCGAACTGTGGCGCGGCCTGCTTGCTCTTCAGCGTCTCGAACGAAAACCTGACGTCGTCGGCCGTGACCGGGTCGCCGTTCGAGAAGCGCGCGCGCGGGTTCAGGTGGAACGTGACCGAGCGGCGGTCCGGCGCGATCTCGATGTCGTCGGCGAGCAGCCCGTAGGCGGACGCCGGTTCGTCCGAGCTGCCGGTCGTGAGGCTCTCGAACAGCATGTCGATGCCCGGCGCGGCATTGCCGCGCATCGTGAACGGATTGAACTTGTCGAACGACGTCAGCCGGCTCGGATTAGCTAGCACGAGCGTGCCGCCCTTCGGCGCATCCGGGTTCACGTAGTCGAAATGCTTGAAGCCCGGCGGATATTTCGGCTCCCCGTACTGCGCGATCGCATATGCCGCATGCGCGGCCGTCGCGGCCAGTACCGCCTGTATTGTCCATACGGCCGCGGTGCGGCCGGCGGCGCGGACCGCCTGCGCGGCGCCGGATCGGAGGCGCGCGGCGGTGGTCCGGGGCGAACCCTTCGTCATAGAGGCCCTGTCGGTCGATTGGGGGGATGTAATGTAGGTCGATTCTACCCATTCAATTCGACGCCGAGCCAACTTGCTCGCGCGCGTGCGTGACGTCACCGCGCCGCGGCCTCCGCGTGCGGCCGGCGCGGGCAAAAGAAAACCGCCACGCGGGCGGTTTTCTGTTGATGCGGCGCATGCGTCAGGCCTGCGCCATGTGCACTGTTTGTCGATCAGCGCCAGCCGTTGTGGCGGCCGTTGTCCCAGTGACCGTGACGACGCTCGTCGCCCCAGCCGCGGCCGTGATGGCGATACCACTCGTCGCGCCCCCAGTAGCGGCGGCCGTCCCAGTAGCGATCGCCGTGCCAGCCGATCACGATCGCCGGTGCCGGCGCATAAACGGGCGCCGGTGCATACACAGGCGCCGGTGCATACACGGGCGCCGGCTGGTAGACGACCGGCGGAGGCGGCGGCGCATACACGGGCGCAGGCGCGACGTAGACCGGAGCCGGCACGCCGACGTTGATCCCGACATTGACTCCCGCCATTGCTGCGCCCGACACGAGCAAGGCCGTCATACCGGTCAAGAGCGAGGCAACACGCAAAGTCTTCATGGATTCCTCTTCGAGTTGTTTCATGTGTGATTCGACTATAGCGGCAAGCGCCGTGCCCGCATATTTCAAGTTTGTAAGAACTGATGCGCGGGATGGCAACCGGAAGCGCGGCTAACGTCTTGTAACAATTGACGACGCGCCGCCGTACCCGCCTGACCGGGCGTTCTTGCCGCGCCGGCCGCCCGCCCTCTTCATCCTTTCCGCCCGTTCCTAAAACATCTTTCATCCTGGCCCGCGCCCGGCGTTAAGCGGCGCCACGCACACTGCGCGAGCCGATGCGGGTTCACGCCGCGCTTCGACACCTCGCTGACAGGCCGGCGCCCCGCGCCGGCGGAGACCTCGCCGATGCTGAAACTCGTCCGACTCGCGCTCGCGCGCCCCTATACGTTCATCGTCCTTGCGCTGCTGATCCTGATCGCGGGACCGCTCGCGGCGCTGCGCACGCCGACCGACATTTTCCCCGACATCCGGATTCCGGTCATCAGCGTCGTGTGGAATTACGCGGGCCTGCAGCCTGCCGACATGGCCGGACGCATCGTCACGTACTACGAACGCACGCTCGGCACGACGGTCAACGACGTCGCGCACATCGAGTCGCAGTCGTTCCGCAGCTACGGGATCGTCAAGATCTTCTTCCAGCCGAGCGTCGACATCCGCACCGCGACCGCACAGGTCACTTCGATCTCGCAGACGGTGCTCAAGCAGATGCCGCCCGGCACCACGCCGCCGCAGATCCTC from Burkholderia ambifaria AMMD includes:
- a CDS encoding ABC transporter permease; this translates as MNRAVVSSRVDAARARVSPSPARRVWQRFRQQRLGYWSFVIFFVAFAASLAAPLWSNDKPLVVRYDDHYYFPMFHAYPETTFGGDFPAQADYLDPYVRKRLEAPGNFVVYPPNRYYYDTLNYFSSVPNPAPPSRENWLGTDAQGRDLLARLVYGFRVSVEFGLILTVIGTLLGIAAGAVQGFFGGRIDIVGQRLIEIWSSLPELYLLIIFASIFEPSFLLLIVLLSLFGWIGLADYVRAEFLRNRTQDYVRAARAMGLTNWQIIWRHVLPNSLTPVITFLPFRMSGAILALTSLDFLGLGVPPPTPSLGELLAQGKGNLDAWWISLSTFGVLVTTLLLLTFMGDALRNALDTRIADSVRAAGGQR
- a CDS encoding microcin C ABC transporter permease YejB, translating into MWSYILKRLLLMIPTLIGVLTLTFAVIQFVPGGPVEQAVQELRKGATEQGATPFGMRAHTGVDAQQLAQLKALYGFDKPPLERYWLMLERFARFDLGDSYFRHQSVWSLIVQKLPVSISIGLWTFFVTYLISVPLGIAKAVRNGSPFDVATSLVVLIGYAIPGFVLGVLLLVLFGGGSFWQLFPLRGLTSDNFAQLSVAGKVLDYLWHIALPITASVVGSFAVITMLTKNAFLDEIRKQYVLTARAKGLAERTVLWKHVFRNAMLPLIVGFPAAFIGAFFTGSLLIETLFSLDGLGLLSYESVVRRDYPVVLGTLYLFTLIGLATKLVSDLCYVWVDPRIQFDNLER
- a CDS encoding extracellular solute-binding protein, which gives rise to MTKGSPRTTAARLRSGAAQAVRAAGRTAAVWTIQAVLAATAAHAAYAIAQYGEPKYPPGFKHFDYVNPDAPKGGTLVLANPSRLTSFDKFNPFTMRGNAAPGIDMLFESLTTGSSDEPASAYGLLADDIEIAPDRRSVTFHLNPRARFSNGDPVTADDVRFSFETLKSKQAAPQFGAYFAEIAKAVVIDRATVRFEFRSPNRELPLIAGGVPVFSRKWGLRADGSRIPFDQLAFEQPIGSGPYLIERHDNGRTITYRRNPAYWGADLPVRVGTHNFERIVYKLYGDGVARLEAFKAGEYDVLVEYIARNWARRDVGKRFDSGELVKREFRQHNGAGMQGFFMNLRRPLFRDVRVRQALDLAFDFEWLNRQLFYGAYTRLDSYFADTDLQATGTPGPGELKLLEPLRAQLDPAVFGPMVSQPSTNPPGSLRANLLKARALLAEAGWTYRDGALRNAQGEPFEFEILDDSGAAMEGIVTAFRRNLAKLGIEARFRTADYALLQKRLDAFDYDMTTVRLPGVQVPGAEQFSRYGSKFADEPGSDNLIGLKSPAVDALLHALGTAQTRDELLDATHALDRVLMHGYYAVPQWYSTTHRIAYKRTLGYPQTLPLYYSAEGWVVSTWWAKPGQ